A single region of the Phoenix dactylifera cultivar Barhee BC4 unplaced genomic scaffold, palm_55x_up_171113_PBpolish2nd_filt_p 000214F, whole genome shotgun sequence genome encodes:
- the LOC103721419 gene encoding pentatricopeptide repeat-containing protein At5g04810, chloroplastic, translated as MDFLSLPASFSPINLAAKPHKPSPPLLQSSRKTPPETTAAPRLSAAVRRPLDPTTTQTTPDPSKPRQNPPNPLAPKLWLSSKLSPPPPSPTPPPLEETLENESRVGHSPSPAANNDSLSPTSEFRQKGKIFVGNLPLWIKKNEIAEFFRQFGPVKSVVLIKGHDDPERNVGYCFVIYGGPTAEESAARAVEFDGMEFHGRILTVRLDDGRRLRARSEERARWLAGSDQREFRSKWHEERDSACRRFRKVLETQPENWQAVVSAFERIQKPSRREYGLMVNYYARRGDKHHARATFENMRARGIEPSSYVFTNLVHAYAVARDMQGALACIEEMKSEGIELTLVTYSILIGGFANVGDSKSADKLFKEAKQKITSMNAIIYSNIIYAHCQTGNMARAEDLVREMEEEGIDAPIDLYHTMMDGYTNIRNDEKCLIVFDRLKECGFSPSVISYGCLINLYTKIGKVSKALEVGKMMNSYGIRHNSKTYSMLINGFIQLNDYANGFSIFEEMLQSGLKPDAILYNIIINAFCKMGNIDRAIRLLDKMQKERHRPSARTFRPIIYGFAAAGDMKRALEIFDLMRQSGCVPTVETYNVLILGLVRKHQMEKAIEVIDKMSLAGIPPNEHTYTTIMQGYAADGDTGKAFEYFTKIKVKGLKLDVFTYEALLKACCKSGRMQSALAVTREMSAQKIPRNTFVYNILIDGWARRGDVWEAADLMQQMKQDGVLPDIHTYTSFINACCKAGDMQRATKMVEEMEAAGVKPNVKTYTTLIRGWAQASLPEKALRCFGEMKLAGLKPDKAAYHCLMTSLLSRATVVEEYVYSGILSVCKEMVENDLTVDLGTAVHWSKCLLKIERTGGVLTEALQRTFPPAWNSHEISEIGSVQLRNHFRDYSNDDFSNGSEEHDE; from the exons AtggattttctttctcttcccgcTTCCTTCTCCCCCATAAACCTCGCCGCCAAGCCCCACaagccctcccctcccctcctccagTCCTCCCGGAAAACCCCGCCGGAGACGACCGCCGCCCCGCGGCTCTCCGCTGCCGTCCGCCGCCCCCTAGACCCCACCACCACCCAGACCACTCCTGACCCGTCGAAACCCCGCCAGAATCCCCCCAACCCTCTCGCCCCCAAGCTCTGGCTCTCGAGCAAGCTCTCCCCTCCGCCTCCTTCTCCTACTCCTCCGCCGCTCGAAGAAACCCTAGAAAACGAGTCCAGGGTCGGACATTCGCCCTCTCCGGCTGCCAACAATGACTCCCTCTCGCCTACCTCCGAATTCCGTCAAAAAGGTAAGATCTTTGTAGGCAACCTGCCGCTTTGGATCAAGAAGAACGAGATCGCGGAGTTCTTCCGGCAGTTCGGGCCCGTAAAGAGTGTCGTGCTGATCAAGGGCCACGATGATCCCGAGCGGAACGTGGGATACTGCTTTGTGATCTATGGAGGTCCCACTGCGGAGGAATCGGCCGCGAGGGCTGTGGAGTTTGACGGCATGGAATTCCATGGGAGGATTCTTACCGTTAGGCTGGATGACGGGAGGAGGCTGAGGGCGAGGTCGGAGGAGAGGGCCCGTTGGTTGGCGGGTTCTGACCAGAGGGAGTTCCGGTCCAAGTGGCATGAGGAGAGGGATAGTGCTTGCAGAAGGTTCCGGAAGGTTTTGGAGACCCAACCGGAGAATTGGCAGGCGGTGGTCTCGGCTTTTGAGAGGATACAGAAG CCATCTAGAAGAGAGTATGGTTTGATGGTTAATTACTACGCAAGAAGAGGGGATAAGCATCATGCCCGTGCTACTTTTGAGAACATGAGAGCAAGAGGAATAGAACCAAGCTCATATGTGTTTACAAA CCTTGTTCACGCTTATGCAGTTGCTAGAGATATGCAAGGGGCATTAGCTTGCATTGAAGAAATGAAGTCTGAGGGCATTGAGTTGACGCTGGTGACATATAGTATTCTCATCGGAGGCTTTGCCAATGTTGGTGATTCTAA ATCTGCAGATAAGTTGTTTAAGGAGGCAAAGCAGAAAATTACATCCATGAATGCCATCATATACAGCAACATTATATATGCTCATTG TCAAACTGGTAACATGGCTCGAGCTGAAGATTTGGTACGGGaaatggaagaagaagggattgATGCCCCTATTGATTTATATCATACTATGATGGATGGTTACACAAATATTCGGAATGACGAAAAATGCTTAATCGTGTTTGACAGACTTAAG GAATGTGGGTTCTCGCCTTCAGTCATCAGTTATGGTTGTCTTATTAATTTGTACACGAAG ATTGGGAAGGTCTCAAAAGCTCTTGAAGTTGGCAAGATGATGAACTCATATGGCATTAGACACAACAGCAAGACATACTCAATGTTGATCAATGGTTTTATCCAGTTAAATGATTATGCCAATGGTTTCAGCATTTTTGAGGAAATGCTGCAATCAGGATTAAAACCTGATGCTATCctctataatattataataaatgcATTTTGTAAGATGGGTAACATCGATCGAGCAATTCGTCTTCTTGACAAAATGCAAAAAGAGAGGCATCGACCTTCAGCTCGAACATTTAGGCCAATCATATATGGCTTTGCAGCAGCCGGAGATATGAAAAGAGCATTGGAGATTTTTGATCTAATGAGGCAAAGTGGTTGTGTTCCAACTGTAGAAACATACAATGTTCTTATTCTTGGTCTCGTCCGCAAGCATCAG ATGGAGAAAGCTATTGAAGTTATTGATAAGATGTCTCTTGCTGGGATTCCTCCCAACGAGCACACTTACACAACCATTATGCAAGGCTATGCTGCTGATGGTGATACTGGCAAAGCTTTTGAATATTTTACAAAAATCAAGGTGAAAGGTCTAAAGCTTGATGTTTTCACCTATGAAGCATTACTCAAGGCATGCTGCAAGTCAGGGCGGATGCAAAGTGCTTTAGCAGTAACACGGGAAATGAGTGCTCAGAAAATACCACGGAACACATTTGTCTATAACATCTTAATAGATGG ATGGGCTCGAAGAGGGGATGTTTGGGAGGCTGCAGATTTGATGCAACAAATGAAACAAGATGGAGTTCTTCCTGACATCCATACATACACCTCATTCATAAATGCGTGCTGCAAGGCAGGCGATATGCAG agagCAACTAAGATGGTTGAAGAAATGGAGGCTGCTGGAGTGAAGCCAAATGTTAAGACTTATACCACATTAATAAGAGGATGGGCACAAGCCTCGCTTCCAGAGAAAGCTTTGAGATGCTTTGGAGAGATGAAATTGGCAGGATTGAAACCTGACAAAGCTGCATACCATTGCCTGATGACTTCTCTTCTGTCAAGGGCAACTGTGGTTGAAGAATACGTCTACTCTGGAATTCTAAGTGTTTGCAAGGAAATGGTGGAAAATGATCTGACTGTTGATCTAGGAACTGCTGTTCACTGGTCCAAGTGTCTTCTCAAGATTGAGAGAACTGGAGGTGTACTTACTGAGGCACTGCAGAGGACTTTTCCTCCTGCTTGGAACTCGCATGAAATTTCTGAAATAGGTTCTGTTCAACTAAGAAATCATTTTCGTGATTACAGCAATGATGATTTTAGCAATGGTAGTGAAGAACATGATGAGTAA